The nucleotide sequence GACCTCCGCCCAACGCCGAGCCGCGTTGGTATCCCTGCCCGCGCTCGGATTGCGCCAGCTCCGGGCTGTCCGTACGGTCGTCCCGGACCTCGTGGGTCAGCTGCTCACCGACGCCTCCGACCAGCGGGTACCGCCGGCCGATCGAGAACCGGCCGCGCTGGCGAGCCGGGTAACCGCCGTTCACCGGGTAGACGGCGAGGGCGACGCCGGAGAGTTGCGCTATGTCGCCTCACGGCTGACCGGCCCGCTGCGGCTGCTCACCGGAATGGTCCGCGCCAACCGCCCCGGACGCGCCCTGCTGGGCCTGTCCAAACTGCTGGTCGGCGCATTCGGCACAGCCGCATTCGCGCTCACCACCAGCACCACTTGGCAGATTGGCGCCGCCCTCGACCCCTACGCCTCACCGTGATCATGCTGCTCGGGCTGACCGCGCTGGTGGCCTGGCTGATCATTGCGCACGACCTGTGGGAGAAGCCGGACCCGCACACACCGCCCGAGCTGGCCCGGATGTTCAACTGGGGAACCACCCTCACCCTGACCTTGGCCACCGCAGTGGCCTACGTCGCGCTCTTCGTCGGAACGGCACTCGCCGCGGCGCTGCTGATCGACACCTCAGTGCTGGAACAGACCCTGCAACGACCGGCCCATGCCACCGACTACCTCACCCTCGCCTGGATCATCAGCTCCCTGGCCACCGTCGGCGGCGCGATCGGCTCCGGACTAGAAGACGAAGAAACGGTACGGGCCGCCGCCTACGGATACCACCCCGAGCACGACGGCTGGCAGGACCAGACAGACCGCTGAACCCTGTCAGGACGACACGATGCCGCCGCCCCGCCGGCGGTTCGGACGGCGTAGGCATGCCAGGCTCCCTGCGGCTGCGCGTTGCCAGATGACGGCGACCGATACCGACGCCAACGCAGCGGGCAAGCACGCCACCGAGCACCTCAGTGGCGAGCCGAACAGCGCAGCGGCGCGGGTGACACAGATCGACAGGCCAGCAGCAGTGCGGCGGTTACGCAGCGCGGCCGAACTGATCGGTCGCCATCGTCACCGGTTGTGGCTGGCCGGCTCTCAGGCGGGTACGGGCAGCGCGCCGAGCGCGCGGCCGGCCTCGCGGGCTGCCAGTAGGGCGCCGGCGTGCATCTGCGAGGCCTGCTCGGTGAACGGGTCCAGGGCGGGGTTGACGCCGACGAGGGTGAACTCCCGCTCGACGACGGACAGGTCGGCGCCCCAGCAGTCGGCGAGGATACGCCGCAGGTATGGGGTGGAGTGATCCCAGCCCTCCCGCGGGGTGCCGCCGCCGTACGCGCCGCCGCGGACGGTGGCCAGCACCACCGGCTTGCCGGCCAGGAACGGTGTGCCAAACGCTCGCGGGTCGGTGCAGACGACGTCGATGTACGTCTTGAAGTGTTGGGAGACACCGTAGTTGTAGAGCGGCACGGCGAACAGGATCGCATCCGCGGACAGCAGCTCGTCCACCAGCGTCGCGGCGAGTGCGACGGCGTCCCGCTGTTCGGCGGTGCGCTCCTGTGGTGCGGTCATGCCGGCGGTGACCGCCGCTGCCCAGGCGGTCGCGGTCAGGGTGTCGACGCCGATGTGGCGGCGCTCGACCCGGTCGCCCGGGTGGGCGGCGAGCCACTCTTCCTCGACGATGTCCGCGATCTCGCGGCTCGCGGAGCCGTGGGTACGGATGCTGGCATCCAGCCGGAACAGGGTCACGACCACTCCTAAGGATGAGGTTCAAGCTTGAAGCCGAACCTACCCGACCTCACTTCAAGCTTGAACCGAATGCGACGTGTCTCACTTCACGGCTGAAGTCATGGCTCGTAGGCTGGACAGCGTGCCGGACGAACCACGGTGGCTGACCGACTGTGAGCGCGATGCCTGGATCGCCCTGGCCAAGCTCGTCTTCAACCTGCCCGGCGCGCTCGACGCGCAGCTGCTGCAAGACAGCAGGCTGACCCTGTTCGACTACTTCGTGCTCAGCAACCTTTCGATGACACCGGGCCGAACACAGCGCCTCAGCGACCTGGCCGGCCACATCGGCAGCTCACTGTCCCGGCTGTCGAACGTCGTCAAACGCCTGGAGCAGCGGGACCTGCTGCGCCGCGAGCCGGACCCGGAAAACCCTCGCTA is from Phytohabitans houttuyneae and encodes:
- a CDS encoding FMN-dependent NADH-azoreductase → MTLFRLDASIRTHGSASREIADIVEEEWLAAHPGDRVERRHIGVDTLTATAWAAAVTAGMTAPQERTAEQRDAVALAATLVDELLSADAILFAVPLYNYGVSQHFKTYIDVVCTDPRAFGTPFLAGKPVVLATVRGGAYGGGTPREGWDHSTPYLRRILADCWGADLSVVEREFTLVGVNPALDPFTEQASQMHAGALLAAREAGRALGALPVPA
- a CDS encoding MarR family winged helix-turn-helix transcriptional regulator, coding for MPDEPRWLTDCERDAWIALAKLVFNLPGALDAQLLQDSRLTLFDYFVLSNLSMTPGRTQRLSDLAGHIGSSLSRLSNVVKRLEQRDLLRREPDPENPRYTRATLTDAGWDVVVAAAPGHVAAVRRYVIDGLTEQQVNVLRDIACHVTQQLDRAAEEGPRRG